The Candidatus Limnocylindrales bacterium genome has a segment encoding these proteins:
- a CDS encoding helicase HerA-like domain-containing protein gives MNEILLGKGEKPVFLSARYGNRHGLVAGATGTGKTVSLLVVAEGFSRIGVPVFVADVKGDIAGLAMPGGADENIRKRAADVGMENYAGEASPVVFWDIAGRNGHPVRTTVSEIGPALLARMLELSAAQAGVLDVAFKLADDRGLLLLDLDDLRALLSFVAESRAEISSAYGLVSPQSIAAIQRGLLGLERDGGEEIFGEPALELGDLMRTDLTGRGIISILSAEQLVLKPRLYSTLLLWLLSELFENLPEAGDLEKPKLVFLFDEAHLLFDDAPPALLERIEQVVRLIRSKGVGVYFCSQYPDDIPDKVLGQLGNRIQHALRAFTPRDQKAVRVAAETFVPNPKLNVAAVLSELGVGEALVSTLGENAVPLPVECARIAPPRARIGTITDDERKAVRSRSPVGAKYDARVNRESAYEILSRRTAGATTANAPSTPARPAEGQGGMLHDIIWGTSRRQGMVETMAKQTVRTVGSQIGRQILRGVLGGILGGSRRR, from the coding sequence GTGAACGAAATCCTGCTCGGAAAGGGCGAGAAACCTGTCTTCCTTTCCGCGCGCTACGGTAACCGCCACGGTCTCGTCGCCGGCGCGACCGGCACGGGCAAGACGGTCTCGCTGCTCGTCGTTGCCGAAGGGTTCTCGCGAATCGGCGTTCCGGTCTTCGTTGCCGACGTCAAAGGCGATATCGCCGGACTCGCGATGCCGGGCGGCGCGGACGAGAACATTCGCAAGCGGGCCGCCGACGTCGGCATGGAAAATTATGCGGGCGAGGCATCGCCGGTGGTTTTCTGGGATATCGCCGGCAGGAACGGGCACCCGGTGCGCACGACCGTCAGCGAGATCGGTCCCGCACTGCTGGCGCGCATGCTCGAGCTGAGCGCTGCGCAGGCCGGCGTCCTCGACGTCGCCTTCAAGCTCGCCGACGACCGTGGTCTTCTGCTGCTCGATCTCGACGACCTGCGCGCGCTGCTTTCGTTCGTCGCCGAGAGCCGGGCCGAGATCTCGAGCGCGTACGGTCTGGTGAGCCCGCAATCGATCGCGGCGATCCAGCGCGGGCTGCTGGGTCTCGAGCGCGACGGCGGCGAGGAAATCTTCGGCGAGCCTGCGCTCGAGCTCGGCGACCTCATGCGCACCGACCTCACCGGTCGCGGCATCATCAGCATCCTTTCCGCCGAACAGCTGGTGCTGAAGCCGCGCCTGTACTCGACGCTGCTGTTGTGGTTGCTGTCGGAGCTGTTCGAGAACCTTCCCGAAGCCGGCGACCTCGAAAAACCGAAGCTGGTCTTTCTGTTCGACGAGGCGCACCTGCTGTTCGATGATGCTCCGCCGGCGCTCCTCGAGCGCATCGAGCAGGTCGTGCGGCTGATTCGCTCGAAGGGCGTCGGCGTTTACTTCTGCTCCCAGTATCCTGACGACATTCCCGACAAGGTGCTCGGCCAGCTCGGCAACCGCATCCAGCATGCCCTGCGGGCGTTCACGCCGCGCGACCAGAAGGCCGTGCGCGTCGCGGCCGAAACGTTCGTTCCGAACCCGAAACTGAACGTCGCTGCGGTGCTCTCCGAGCTCGGCGTCGGAGAGGCGCTGGTCTCGACGCTCGGCGAGAATGCCGTTCCGCTGCCGGTCGAGTGTGCCAGGATCGCTCCTCCGCGCGCGCGAATCGGCACCATCACCGACGACGAGCGGAAGGCCGTGCGCAGCCGCAGCCCGGTGGGCGCGAAGTACGACGCGCGCGTGAACCGCGAGTCCGCATACGAGATCCTGTCGCGCCGCACGGCCGGCGCGACCACCGCAAATGCACCATCGACGCCTGCCAGGCCTGCCGAAGGCCAGGGCGGGATGCTTCACGACATCATCTGGGGAACCAGTCGCCGCCAGGGCATGGTCGAGACGATGGCGAAACAGACGGTGCGAACCGTCGGCAGCCAGATCGGGCGGCAGATCCTGCGCGGCGTGCTTGGCGGAATCCTCGGCGGATCGCGCCGCCGCTGA
- a CDS encoding glycine betaine ABC transporter substrate-binding protein — protein MGTKLGCLLIAAAIGIGGCTSDDEVKIPPVVVGAKSTTESRVLAEIVAQKLERSGIPCERRPDLGGTAELDAAIRAGKIDVYVEYTATALTTILRSPNAASILAQGKDALLARLRAEYLVAGLMWTEPIGLDDPYTIIVRGGAGAVTMSEAAAASRGWRAAFSLEFQSRADGFPAAKRAYSFQFPEVKTMDATKLYQALADHSVDAVEGHSTDAALTKLRLLALEDDRHAFGANFAVPVVRRAALERYPGIKDSLDGLVDWLDPPKMRGMNEKVENGGVPVGDVVRQFIADQSFF, from the coding sequence ATGGGGACCAAACTTGGATGTCTGCTGATCGCTGCGGCGATCGGCATCGGGGGCTGCACGAGCGACGACGAGGTGAAAATTCCTCCGGTCGTCGTCGGCGCCAAGTCGACGACCGAGTCGCGCGTGCTGGCGGAGATCGTCGCGCAGAAACTCGAACGGTCGGGAATCCCTTGTGAACGAAGGCCGGATCTCGGCGGCACGGCCGAGCTCGACGCCGCGATACGCGCCGGCAAGATCGACGTCTATGTGGAATACACGGCAACCGCGTTGACGACGATCCTCCGCTCGCCCAATGCCGCTTCCATTCTTGCACAGGGAAAAGATGCGCTGCTCGCGCGCCTTCGCGCCGAATACCTGGTGGCAGGGTTGATGTGGACCGAACCGATCGGGCTCGACGATCCGTACACCATCATCGTGCGCGGCGGCGCCGGCGCCGTGACGATGAGCGAAGCAGCCGCGGCATCGCGCGGATGGCGCGCCGCTTTCAGTTTGGAGTTCCAGTCGCGCGCCGATGGCTTCCCGGCCGCAAAGCGCGCCTACAGCTTCCAGTTCCCCGAAGTGAAAACGATGGATGCGACCAAGCTGTACCAGGCACTGGCCGATCACAGCGTCGATGCCGTCGAAGGTCACTCGACGGACGCTGCGCTGACGAAGCTCCGTCTTCTTGCACTCGAGGACGACCGCCATGCTTTCGGCGCGAACTTTGCGGTCCCCGTCGTTCGACGTGCGGCGCTGGAGAGATATCCGGGTATCAAGGATTCGCTCGACGGGCTCGTCGATTGGCTCGATCCCCCGAAGATGCGCGGTATGAATGAGAAGGTGGAAAACGGCGGCGTCCCCGTGGGCGACGTCGTCCGGCAGTTCATCGCCGACCAATCGTTCTTCTGA